From a region of the Alosa sapidissima isolate fAloSap1 chromosome 9, fAloSap1.pri, whole genome shotgun sequence genome:
- the LOC121719491 gene encoding 5-hydroxytryptamine receptor 3A-like: MSVCYREVLLWMAALVHYLPGMHCDIPNSSADPSSLALSQWLSSFLDSEAAQLRPVRDWQRSVSVKVDLSIQSVLDVDEKNERLLLYVLYIQGWVNEHLRWDPSMFGGVQQVTVASERLWRPDVILFEIAGMEDYDRSPQVSISHDGWVEQYQPRLLESSCPLNLFHFPLDTHICNLTFISQAHTEGEVELYWGPGISGGQGDVSFSRGEWELTSLTVHTNPRRRKPNNRPSISAQVTVRRRPLLYVVMLLLPTSLLILLDLLSFLIPAYLKQRLSVTATIFTGHFIFLIAIFTLFPPFSIKLPLIEVYLFGSLGLLACSTMETAVVFQIANGKSEWFRKNIFPSLLLLSGRSHWETMIEPERGRSTGGAVDPVSTCHHGSPGPAVQLLRDLVRIRQDLLQIRREQTLLDLYREVGCSVDRGYLYLHCLVLLLGGAALLREWDKHV; encoded by the exons ATGTCTGTTTGCTACAGGGAAGTCTTGCTGTGGATGGCTGCTTTGGTTCATTATTTGCCAG GCATGCATTGTGACATCCCAAATTCCAGTGCAGACCCCTCCTCCCTGGCACTCAGCCAGTGGTTGTCTTCCTTTCTGGACTCAGAGGCAGCCCAGCTCAGGCCTGTCCGTGATTGGCAGAGGAGTGTGTCAGTCAAAGTTGACCTGAGCATCCAGAGTGTGCTTGATGTG GATGAGAAGAATGAGCGGTTGCTTCTCTATGTTCTCTACATACAG GGATGGGTGAATGAGCACTTAAGGTGGGATCCGTCAATGTTTGGAGGAGTCCAGCAGGTTACTGTTGCATCAGAGAGATTGTGGAGGCCAGATGTGATTCTCTTTGAGAT TGCAGGGATGGAGGATTATGATAGGTCCCCTCAAGTGTCAATCAGTCATGATGGGTGGGTGGAGCAATATCAGCCCCGCCTCCTGGAGTCCAGCTGTCCTCTCAACTTATTCCACTTCCCCCTGGATACACACATCTGCAATCTGACATTCatatcacaggcacacacag AAGGGGAAGTGGAGTTGTACTGGGGTCCTGGCATCTCTGGTGGACAGGGCGACGTCTCTTTCTCCAGAGGGGAGTGGGAGCTCACGTCTCTCACTGTCCACACAAACCCCCGGAGACGGAAACCGAATAACCGTCCTTCCATCAGCGCTCag GTGACGGTGCGCAGACGTCCTCTTCTCTACGTGGTGATGCTGCTGCTACCCACGTCGCTGCTGATACTGCTGGACCTCTTGTCCTTCCTCATCCCTGCCTACCTCAAGCAGCGCCTCAGCGTCACGGCGACCATCTTCACTGGCCACTTCATCTTCCTCATCGCCATCTTCACGCTCTTCCCGCCCTTCAGCATCAAGCTGCCTCTCATTG AAGTCTACCTGTTTGGCTCTCTTGGGCTGCTAGCATGCAGCACCATGGAAACAGCTGTGGTTTTCCAGATAGCCAATGGGAAGTCTGAGTGGTTCAGGAAGAACATCTTTCCCAGCCTATTGTTGTTGAGTGGGCGGAGTCACTGGGAGACGATGATAG AGCCAGAAAGGGGGCGTTCAACAGGGGGGGCTGTTGATCCCGTGTCTACCTGTCATCATGGATCCCCGGGGCCTGCAGTCCAACTGCTGAGGGACCTCGTCCGGATCCGCCAGGACCTGCTCCAGATCCGACGAGAGCAGACGCTGCTGGACTTGTACAGAGAAGTGGGCTGCAGTGTGGACCGTGGCTACCTCTACCTGCACTGCCTGGTGCTCCTGCTAGGGGGCGCTGCACTGCTGAGAGAGTGGGATAAGCACGTGTAG
- the LOC121719468 gene encoding GTPase IMAP family member 9-like isoform X1, translating to MDEEEYEDKEPEPMGAMQNFHPQTPVQSLATATVQEDTEGGFATQTGSYTCTFCAKQYKYFNPYQEHMALHTPQDQSFDMQSPCSQQKKNVKKYTSNHSDRRPPGSELRIVLLGKTGVGKSATGNAILRKQAFNEDFIFDSVTSVTVRETANVFGRQITVIDTPGLLCTSQTAAELESEIAKCVDLSVPGPHAFLIVIRLGVLFTEEEKNAVKWIQKNFGKRATQFTMVLFTHGDILKGRTMESVLNEKVQTLIDSCEGGYHTFNSAQKEDQTQVKELLEKIDTMVEQNDGEYYTNKKYQEALTKITMRALQQEPDKVNRSTMNLPKEKKHTQEERKKPFVQRVQPIVSNTHHERKPVHTGSTISNGKTAKRPRMSSPSNTQASTFEHSQANKSPTNSLSAPEFEEQHTSPSPEFPTASRETSAQATSHIAIASVSQLLRKTLDNLPESEFKRFKHILRDKSAIPWSMLEKADCDDIVYQMKQCFVEXXXXXVC from the exons ATGGATGAAGAGGAGTATGAAGACAAGGAACCGGAGCCTATGGGGGCGATGCAGAACTTTCATCCCCAAACCCCAGTCCAATCCCTAGCCACAGCCACTGTGCAAGAAGATACAGAAGGAGGTTTCGCCAcac AAACAGGAAGTTACACCTGTACGTTTTGTGCGAAGCAGTACAAGTACTTCAACCCTTACCAGGAGCACATGGCTCTGCACACACCCCAAG ATCAGTCATTTGACATGCAGTCACCATGTTCACAACAGAAAAAGAATGTCAAGAAATACACCTCAAACCACTCTGATCGCAGGCCTCCAG GATCAGAGCTGAGGATTGTGCTACTGGGTAAAACTGGAGTAGGAAAGAGTGCGACAGGAAACGCTATCCTGAGGAAACAGGCATTTAATGAAGATTTCATTTTTGACTCTGTCACTTCAGTTACTGTGAGGGAGACTGCCAATGTGTTTGGGAGACAGATCACAGTGATCGACACCCCAGGACTACTTTGTACATCTCAGACAGCAGCTGAGCTGGAAAGCGAGATAGCGAAGTGTGTGGACCTGTCGGTTCCTGGGCCTCATGCTTTTCTGATAGTGATCAGACTGGGAGTGTTattcacagaggaggagaagaacgcAGTCAAGTGGATCCAGAAGAACTTTGGCAAGAGAGCGACTCAGTTCACCATGGTGCTGTTCACTCATGGAGATATTCTGAAAGGGAGAACAATGGAAAGTGTTCTAAATGAAAAGGTCCAGACCTTGATAGACAGCTGTGAGGGTGGATACCACACCTTTAACAGTGCACAGAAGGAAGACCAGACTCAGGTGAAGGAGCTACTGGAGAAGATAGACACCATGGTGGAGCAGAACGACGGAGAATACTACACAAACAAGAAGTACCAGGAGGCTCTGACAAAGATCACAA TGAGAGCCCTTCAACAAGAACCGGATAAAGTAAACAGGTCAACAATGAATCTACCCAAAGAGAAG AAACACACCCAAGAGGAGCGAAAGAAGCCGTTTGTACAACGTGTGCAGCCTATTGTCAGTAATACACACCATGAAAGAAAACCCGTCCACACAGGTTCCACTATCAGCAACGGAAAG actgcaaagcgacccagaATGTCTTCTCCCTCCAACACACAAGCATCTACATTCGAACACTCACAAGCCAACAAATCCCCTACTAACAGCCTTTCAGCCCCAG aATTTGAAGAGCAACACACTTCACCGAGTCCAGAGTTTCCTACTGCGAGCAGAGAGACATCAGCACAGG CCACGTCACACATTGCAATAGCCTCAGTAAGCCAACTGCTGCGAAAGACGTTGGACAACCTGCCTGAGTCTGAGTTTAAGAGGTTCAAGCATATTTTGAGAGACAAGTCTGCAATCCCATGGAGTATGCTGGAAAAAGCTGACTGTGATGACATTGTGTACCAAATGAAGCAGTGCTTTGTGGAANNNNNNNNNNNNNAAGTGTGTTGA
- the LOC121719468 gene encoding GTPase IMAP family member 8-like isoform X2 — protein sequence MDEEEYEDKEPEPMGAMQNFHPQTPVQSLATATVQEDTEGGFATQTGSYTCTFCAKQYKYFNPYQEHMALHTPQDQSFDMQSPCSQQKKNVKKYTSNHSDRRPPGSELRIVLLGKTGVGKSATGNAILRKQAFNEDFIFDSVTSVTVRETANVFGRQITVIDTPGLLCTSQTAAELESEIAKCVDLSVPGPHAFLIVIRLGVLFTEEEKNAVKWIQKNFGKRATQFTMVLFTHGDILKGRTMESVLNEKVQTLIDSCEGGYHTFNSAQKEDQTQVKELLEKIDTMVEQNDGEYYTNKKYQEALTKITMRALQQEPDKVNRSTMNLPKEKKHTQEERKKPFVHHERKPVHTGSTISNGKTAKRPRMSSPSNTQASTFEHSQANKSPTNSLSAPEFEEQHTSPSPEFPTASRETSAQATSHIAIASVSQLLRKTLDNLPESEFKRFKHILRDKSAIPWSMLEKADCDDIVYQMKQCFVEXXXXXVC from the exons ATGGATGAAGAGGAGTATGAAGACAAGGAACCGGAGCCTATGGGGGCGATGCAGAACTTTCATCCCCAAACCCCAGTCCAATCCCTAGCCACAGCCACTGTGCAAGAAGATACAGAAGGAGGTTTCGCCAcac AAACAGGAAGTTACACCTGTACGTTTTGTGCGAAGCAGTACAAGTACTTCAACCCTTACCAGGAGCACATGGCTCTGCACACACCCCAAG ATCAGTCATTTGACATGCAGTCACCATGTTCACAACAGAAAAAGAATGTCAAGAAATACACCTCAAACCACTCTGATCGCAGGCCTCCAG GATCAGAGCTGAGGATTGTGCTACTGGGTAAAACTGGAGTAGGAAAGAGTGCGACAGGAAACGCTATCCTGAGGAAACAGGCATTTAATGAAGATTTCATTTTTGACTCTGTCACTTCAGTTACTGTGAGGGAGACTGCCAATGTGTTTGGGAGACAGATCACAGTGATCGACACCCCAGGACTACTTTGTACATCTCAGACAGCAGCTGAGCTGGAAAGCGAGATAGCGAAGTGTGTGGACCTGTCGGTTCCTGGGCCTCATGCTTTTCTGATAGTGATCAGACTGGGAGTGTTattcacagaggaggagaagaacgcAGTCAAGTGGATCCAGAAGAACTTTGGCAAGAGAGCGACTCAGTTCACCATGGTGCTGTTCACTCATGGAGATATTCTGAAAGGGAGAACAATGGAAAGTGTTCTAAATGAAAAGGTCCAGACCTTGATAGACAGCTGTGAGGGTGGATACCACACCTTTAACAGTGCACAGAAGGAAGACCAGACTCAGGTGAAGGAGCTACTGGAGAAGATAGACACCATGGTGGAGCAGAACGACGGAGAATACTACACAAACAAGAAGTACCAGGAGGCTCTGACAAAGATCACAA TGAGAGCCCTTCAACAAGAACCGGATAAAGTAAACAGGTCAACAATGAATCTACCCAAAGAGAAG AAACACACCCAAGAGGAGCGAAAGAAGCCGTTTGT ACACCATGAAAGAAAACCCGTCCACACAGGTTCCACTATCAGCAACGGAAAG actgcaaagcgacccagaATGTCTTCTCCCTCCAACACACAAGCATCTACATTCGAACACTCACAAGCCAACAAATCCCCTACTAACAGCCTTTCAGCCCCAG aATTTGAAGAGCAACACACTTCACCGAGTCCAGAGTTTCCTACTGCGAGCAGAGAGACATCAGCACAGG CCACGTCACACATTGCAATAGCCTCAGTAAGCCAACTGCTGCGAAAGACGTTGGACAACCTGCCTGAGTCTGAGTTTAAGAGGTTCAAGCATATTTTGAGAGACAAGTCTGCAATCCCATGGAGTATGCTGGAAAAAGCTGACTGTGATGACATTGTGTACCAAATGAAGCAGTGCTTTGTGGAANNNNNNNNNNNNNAAGTGTGTTGA